The proteins below come from a single Nocardiopsis gilva YIM 90087 genomic window:
- a CDS encoding exonuclease domain-containing protein translates to MRNRYPGTCTTCGTGVAAGDGVVLKEGGRWRTYCAEHEPRPTPPPRGDHLGWHTGDLAGYDCETSSNDPRAAFLVSAALMLPSGATRTWLADPGDREIPQDAIAIHGITNERARAEGAPAEEVLAEIAESLAEHLLAGRGLVIFNAPFDLGVLTGELRRHGLKSLAERLSGEPCPIIDPLVIDRGIDPYRRGPRNLAAMCAYYGVDPGDAHTAHGDAAACLALAREIGARHPDIAALSLTDLHARQVEWAAAYARSRQEWLDRSRPGHGRVIDGSWPSTAE, encoded by the coding sequence ATGCGCAACCGCTATCCGGGAACCTGCACCACCTGCGGTACCGGTGTCGCCGCGGGGGACGGCGTCGTCCTCAAGGAGGGCGGGCGGTGGCGCACCTACTGCGCCGAGCACGAGCCCCGCCCCACTCCGCCGCCGCGCGGCGACCACCTGGGCTGGCACACCGGCGACCTCGCCGGATACGACTGCGAGACCTCCTCGAACGACCCGCGTGCGGCGTTCCTCGTCTCCGCGGCGCTGATGCTGCCCTCCGGCGCCACCCGCACCTGGCTGGCCGACCCCGGCGACCGGGAGATTCCGCAGGACGCCATCGCCATCCACGGCATCACCAACGAGCGCGCGCGGGCCGAGGGCGCGCCCGCCGAGGAGGTGCTGGCGGAGATCGCCGAGTCCCTCGCCGAGCACCTGCTCGCCGGTCGCGGCCTGGTGATTTTCAACGCACCGTTCGACCTCGGCGTCCTCACCGGTGAGCTGCGCCGCCACGGGCTGAAGTCCCTGGCGGAGCGGCTGTCCGGGGAACCCTGCCCGATCATCGACCCGCTGGTCATCGACCGCGGCATCGACCCGTACCGGCGCGGGCCGCGCAACCTCGCGGCGATGTGCGCCTACTACGGCGTGGATCCGGGCGACGCCCACACGGCCCATGGCGATGCCGCCGCCTGTCTCGCCCTGGCCCGCGAGATCGGCGCGCGCCACCCGGATATCGCCGCGCTGAGCCTGACCGACCTGCACGCCCGGCAGGTCGAGTGGGCCGCCGCCTACGCGCGCAGCCGCCAGGAGTGGCTCGACCGCAGCAGGCCCGGCCACGGCCGGGTGATCGACGGCAGTTGGCCGTCAACGGCCGAGTAA